The nucleotide window gacaatatattttatgtaatggttgctttgtgattttgttgaccaactgtaggaaaacgGTGTTggatttgtttgattgtggattttaatgtattgttttggttgtatgtattatttataactttattaaataaagtttgaagaaaaaaaaaagcaggctgggaaggcgggcttgaggtgcaggttttttttttttttttttagtgtgttaaaggttctgccatgcgtttttttcttttctctcataTTTGTTGGACTTATTgatcttattgttttatttaattttatttttggcatggcagtttttcaggatttatttattgaataaagattttaattatcggaaatgatgaatggagatattagttcctgtcgctttggacagtgtgtggagtcaGACACCTTTAGGTAGGCTGGTGACCCATTCTGATccataagaaaaagaaaaaaaaaataaaatgaggtgcaggttcttgaggaaatggggtcctcggatcgcgagcatcatttccctgtaTGCCGGTGTTCTAGTAAAACGTTCTTCCTGAACGCTGCCTGCGCGTCCTTtctcgccccatccgaacccagagcgccgcGCGCCACAGTATTCGTTGGCCTGCACTTGTTGTAAAAGCTGCAAAGCAATATTGTTGGCCATGTCACCTATGCATCTGCTCACTGCGTTATTGTCTGACACAAGCACGCACTCTACTTTTCGTGCTGCTCCCTCTCCCAATAACTCCCTGACAATGTCTTTAGTAGCTGGTAACAATAAGGCTCCGCCAGTCGTGCGCAGCTTCTTAGCACGCGCCACGTGcgcaaaagtgcaaaatgtaaagAGCGCAAAGCATTTTGGGATAAACACGTTACAAGGAATCACTCATAAATCACAAAACTATAGGTAGATTacgtaaaaaattatattactgtaatatttttttctgtcaagtttTCCGCGGACCCCCTAACTCCCTCTTCCGGACCCCAGTTtgaaaaccccttttttttaGATCACAGGATTGGCTACTGATGTGGGTATGCAGTGTTTGgctttctctaaaaataatactgtatacagttaCCAGAAAAGGTCAGATTTGTTTCACCTGTCCACATAATGTTGTTCCAGCTGTGAACACTCGGCTGACAGCAAAGGTGAGATGGGCAGTAATGTCTTTCTGGAGAGCACTGCTTTCTTCCATGGTAACCTCCCACAAACACAGctcttgttcagtatttttcttatgtAGGCTTGATCAGGCTATTGTATTTCAactgaattgtgctgtgaagaGCAGGTACTAAAAaccgtgtgttttttttttttttttacggcagGGCAGGCCAAACTCACACCTCAGTCGACTGGAACACCCAATGCATTGACTGCAGACTCCAATTACCCTCTTTTCAGCATGTCATTACCCTagaagttcacatactttttccatcaatgactttgatcaaaccatttattcaattaaaatatggATACGTGAAATGTGGCGTGTTGTTAAATAGGACTGTCTGCATTTATTATGCCTTAGACAAAGGAGCCATTCACGCAGAAAGCAGTAGGAGCAAACTGTTGTGTAGAAAGTAGTGAATATCTCACTGCTAACTGGGTGTGAACTGAGTGCTTACCTGCCCTCCAAGGCACACCAGCCACAGTAGGGATCCTTGAGGTCCATGCAAGACTTGCAGTCCTTCATCATATCACATTCCTCCACTGGTACCATTGAGATCTGACACAGAGCCAAGGATATCCAGCATCAAGCGTCTTACACAGAGTACAAATACAGTCCACTTCCCAAGATGGTACCTTTTTTCCTGTGGTGACGTACAGATGCCTGTGGTTTCTGTCGAATAGCAGGTGTTTGTTCACTGCCTCACCAGAGCTGGGTCCAGGGACAGTTCGGTACACCTCTGGTGTGCTGGACAGGTGTACCTGGAAGTTTACCTGTGTTCTAGTTTCACAACATTTTCTTTCCTATGAAAATGAGTTTGACCACACTGGTACCTGGGACTGCTCTCAGATACCGTACAccctctgctgctgtactcaTGTGGTACACCTTCCCATTGCTGGTTCCCAGAAAGGCCACCGTGTGCTCAGCCTCCACAGCAACGGCGACAGCCATGAGCAGGTCTCTGGTGGTGTGGACAGCTTGGGCAGCCAGCGCAAAGCCTGGTGTGCTGGCCAGCGGTGAAGGCAGGAAATCGGCACTACATTTGTACTTTGTCAGCGTGTCTTGCTGATGGGCACAGAGAGAGAAGTCTTTAACGTCAGCTTCCTCATACAATCACTTTGTCAAGCGTGCAAGAGGGGATACTCAGGTTTTCACTTTTAGAAAATtctaataaagacaataaacctTAAGGTGAGCTATCCCATTTCACTGTTCCGACTTTACAGAACCTCAAGACACTTCTGAAAACATTGCTAATGTCATGTTTGAAACGGAGCGCTACTTACACGGACTGATACTGAACATAATAGATTTGCTGAGGTTGTGTACGGAGAATCAACAGCTACTTTGTTtccaattttcccattttttgtgTAGCAGGCACTGATGATTTCCATAATTCGTTGGTTGATATATCTCAGGGGGTACATGCAGAGCCCCGAACGGGGCTTGTCTTCATCGGTGCTGGACACTACGAACAGAATCTTGTCCTGCGACCGCACTTGGCCGTACTGACCGGATGCGCTCAGGTTTCGGGCCAGTTCCTCCCCAGGGGAGGAGACAAAGGCGGCCTGTGCCTTGTTGTACATGTTGTTGGGgccacagctgagctgcagttCCATGTAGGAATAGTAATGGTGATCATCCTCACAAAGGCGGGAGATGAAGGTATAGTTTTTGTTATGTAGCCCCCCTCTTGTGCGGGTGAAGAGGAAGTAGATGAAGCCACTTTCCTTGAATGAGTAGCGAAAATTGTGCCTGTACTTCTTGACAAATGGGGtgacctgaacagcaggagCCTCAACAATGTCCTCAAACACATCCCAATTGCCAAAGTCCTGCAGGATGCGGGTGCTGATAAGCTTCATGTTGCCCTGGCTTCCGTAGCCTTTCCCCACGACAAACACATCAAATGTATCATTCTCTTTGGTGAAGGTTGACATCACTCCTACTACAGACACCGTCTCCTCACTGCTGACCACATAAGCCTTTTCACCCTTGCTGTCGTTACAGTAGATCAGGTGGTCAATGCTGCCGAGTTTCCGCAGGGAGCAGATGCCCTTGAAGAGGCTTCCACACACGATGAGCGAGCCGTTAGACGGGTGCACTAGCAACAGCTTGTTGGTGTTGTCTGTCATCTTGGCATCGTGGCAGGACTGGATGGGGGGTGTGCAGTGGCGGCTGTCCCTCTTGGGACCAGTCTCTACTTTCTTCTCCTGCCTGAGCAAGGAGTCCAATTGGTAGATGGCATTGATGGCTCCCACATAGATGTGGCCTGTGAGGGGGTCCTGCACCACGTTATTGATGAGGGTGCTGGATGTGAACTCCTGGATGGATTCCGCACAGCAGACTAtggagagagacagcagcagaactgCCAGAGTCCACCACGCCATTTCTGAAAGAGGACATTAAGTGCGAGACTGTTAGTCATCTCTCTATACAGTGAGACAAACGTGTAGACATGAAcacatgcttcactgtcagCTCTACACACTTTCACAAAATAGCAGGATCCGGTCTTTCGTTTTCACAATACATCTGTCATCAATATACCTGCTCACTGAACATCTGGCAATGATTTGCTTCACACAAATTTGTTAAAGCAGGCAGCAATTTTGTACTCCAAtctattaaatgtacagttaatgCCTATAATTTCTACAGTTTTGCCACAAGTTTTCTGGTAAGAGCAGTCATTCCGAGTCCCACTCTCTCCaccagcagaaaggaaaactaaGGAGCAAcgcccaggtcctcataagtaataagtatagatttttttttcttttttttttttttaataaagtttagcttatgttacttgaacacaagcactgcaatACCGCAACAGTCGATCATCTGGTAACCGCGACGCCACTAAGTGACGAACGGGCGGGTAGCGAATTATTATACAGCGTGCatacgctggacaaagggatgattcacgtcccggGCGGGACGGCACGagatttcataatattttcgGGCCGCGGGTAACGGGGATCACTGTATATGAGTACACGTAGTATCAGAATAAGTGCAGCAAGCGGACAccgaaaagatgtaaaatatacatacatacatacatacatactgtatatatatatatatattactatcaGCAATTAGCTACTGTTTCCCTGAGGGGAACCTACTACTGTTGCTTATTGGATAACCTCTCCACGCCACGGGGCACTGCTCTGCTGAGTCTGAAAAGTACAGAGAAGCCCACTGTGTAGAATTAGGACCCAAACAGCTACACCGCTTCGCAGCAGGAggaatagtggttagaagtaACACATAGATTGATTGAAGCAGTTTTAAGAAGAGAGCCGCTCTAATCCTGCTCTGCTGGAATTTCCACAATTAAGGAACACACGTTTTTCAGTGCAaacgtcttttttttcctttttaaataacgTACCACAGTCTAGCACACACTGCAGCGGCCCGACGCCGGACTCACGCGCTGGGATTTGAGGAATGTGAACGCAGCGGCTGTGTGTGCTTCACAAACTCTAGCGGATCTGCAGCGTTCACGGTGCGTAGGAGAGGCAGCGCGACCTGTCGGAGTGCAACGTTAATCCGACAGCTGGTGCGCAGCTACAGCTCCCTCTGCTGGGGGAACAGACCCACATTGGACGGGTTCTCTGCTGACATGCTCTGTGGTGCAGGTtgcatatgtgtatattttggtgcttgaaatgtaaacatcaccATATCAAACAAAGTGATTCTCCTATTAAaggttctttcatttatttatgtagcagacacttttctccaaaagcgacttccacttacctctatgtagtgttatcagcccacacaccttattcaccaaggtgtgaAAAATTCTGATAAAGCTGCACCCTTCCTCCATTCTTGAAAGACGAGAGTCACGTCCCTCTGGTACCGGCGgtggacttcctgcaaaaaacacaggttgaaggcataggactcaaactggttaaacaaagcagttctttttactttgttttttttaaccccctgaCATTAAGAATTAATGGGGAGGAGGAACGCTCTCGGCCTTCTTCCAAAGGGGGCCCCTCTGGTGCCGCAGCCTCCCTTccagactttttctttttcttcttcttttttccgctGTTCAATCTCTGCCAAGGTAGGGGCAGGGCTTGCACCCCGGACATCGCTGGCTTCACCAAAGGCTTCTCCAGCCCCCGCCGCCATTTCCATCACCGTCTCAATCACTTTAGTTTTGTTCTCCACCAATGATAATgcctgaagacactgcagtctCCAGCAAAATGTCCTGTTTCTAAGCAGTTCCTACATTTCTTGATTTTGCACACTTCTGCTGTATGCCCCTGACCCTGGCAGAGCCTGcagaagggaggctgctgggggtAAAAGAAGTAAGCCTTACTattctgtatattaaaatatgccGGAGGATGATGGAGCTCGTCAGGAGCCACAGGGTCGGGACGCAGGCGCGCCTCGAACTGCCTGCGCTCATTCCAAACACATCTCTGATATCCCTGTGGCCCGGTAGGAGGTCGATGTGGCGCTGAAGAAAAGCACGGATGGCCTCGGCGGGGACGAAAGGGTTGAAGACATGGACAGTGCTTATCCTTCTATCTGTCCACCAAAGGTGCTCAGTCTTGTATTCTTTCAACCCCCCGTCTGCCACGTTAGCGCTACCGGCACAACGAGCTgcacctgggaaccagtcagggCAGGGGCATAAAAGGCAACGCCGAAACCGAATCTGATGCGGGACCTTGTTCGCCTCAGTCCCAAGTTTCCCACGATGCACCTGCTCTACTGCCCCGCTCCTCGCCCGGTTTTCCCTGTTCCTTGTTCCCCGATCCAAGTTCCCTTCTACCTGATTGGCTTTCCTGTTTACCGACTTTTTGCCTCCCTCTCGACTTCGCTTCCCGGATCATCCCCCTTGAACGACGTTAGCCCCTtggtgacctttgcctgtctAAGACAACGACTTTGGAGTTCCCTAATGAATGTCCTGTTtgtcttgcacttgggtccgtccttTCTAACCCGGACACGGAACATGGCAccgtccttctccttcttacaaATTTCCACCATTTTCTGGTAGGTTTCATCTGCAAGAACAGTGACGACGACAAACCGCTGGGGTCCATTTCTTTGGATGCAAACAACTTGTGCGGCGGCCAGACCAAACTTTCTAAAGATGACTTCCCTGATGAACCCTGCACAGTTCAGGAAGTCCTCTGCTGCTTCCGAGTTTTGCCATCTGAAGCGAGTAGTGTGCGTCATCCTAGGAGCCACTAACAATGCagactgctcctcctcctctggagATCCACCGGGGCAGCAGGGCTCTTCTCGGGCCTGACCGCCTCTTCTGCAGGCAAGGCCGTCGTCGCTTCCACCCTTACAATTGTCGTCTCCTCCCTTGTCGGCTCCGCCACGATCTTCAGGttcaccacctccaccaccgGTCCTCTTCCAGCCGGCGTTGACATTGCGGCTCCCTCGACGAGGGGCACCAACGTCCCTAATGAGCCTTCTTCTTCTGGAGAGCAGCATAATGCCGTCGTCTTCGTTTCCATCGCCGACCTCTCCGCTGACATCTTTGATGCCTTCATCCCCCGGCACAACCCAAGGGTAGGTCAAGAATGATGTTAAAAGCCCTTAAAAGGGCTACGTTGTAGAAAAGCTCTCTGATTCCCCCTAGCAACAAAACTGCAGTACTGcacttgatcttagccaaaaggttAAGAAGTGACATCACGCATAGTGAAAAGcatgcctttcttttttttttaaattccaaactttatttaataaagttatcaatacaatacacaaccaaaaacaaacatcaaaaaaatccacgatcaaacaaacccaaaaccatttttcctaataaaacaaggccattaaaatctgtaaataaaatgccatacaggtaaaacacacacaaattaaaagaatgaatgagttaaaagtgcacaaacctaataaaacaagactataatctgtgaataaaatactaCACAAGTAAAAGCCAcacatattaaacaaatataaaagaaaataaatatacaagggGGTAGGATACaggaaagtacacacacacacacaattccagaaccgcttgtcccttacggggtcacggggaaccggagcctacccggcaacacagggcgtaaggccagagggggaggggacacacccaggacgggacgccagtccatcgcaaggcaccccaagcgggactcgaaccccagacccaccagagagcaggactgcggtccaacccactgcgccaccacacccctacaggaaagtacaatatgttttaaaagaatacagttccataaagcagacgtccatcctcagagcttcaggcacatttttccacgaggcctttccatctgtcctttgtttcgtggtagccccaggcaatcacATCCCcctttattctgaacttcagtcCAGCTCGGATTTTCAAAAAGACACCATCggctcccattttcaacccctttcggacaaggttaatgcgtgcattccacaattctttctttgtcaaactcataATCAAACAAATCTTACCGGAGGTTGCTTTGTTTACCTTGGGGGGACAGCCCCTTCGTGATATCatcaaaagtcaatgcaatcTCGCCGTTTAACTCTCCGCACAAGAGCTCAACCAGTGACCAGActgtcccggcataaccgcaatcccaaaaaacgtGTTTAATCGTTTCCACACCTAAACACCGGGGTTGCGGGCAGTCGGGACGTCCGGTCAACCCGTAcctgtaaagtttctccattacgaGTAATCTTTCATGGAGGCACGGCCAGTTTAGATCTTGCAGCCTATTGTcgagcccctttggctgaattcgggcccaaatgtcttccccGAGGCCCAACATCACTCGCGTTCCCGTCCTCTCcaacaaagcattatataacactttgtgcttgaggagggtatttGCGTCAGTGTCTGCCGGAATGATCTTCCTctatttcaccatctgtttatagtggtctggcagagactCTGCCTTTGGTCCAAcattggaccacgaattcaccaaatgccgcaacgggaaagacagccagagacgaacaaaatgctggtgtgggtgttccaggggagctgccagaCGGAAGCAGTGCTGCGCAAGAAAGAGCCAAATAAAGTAAAGTCAGGAGGACGTCAACTTTCAAAATCAGTACCTTACTCAGGAAGGACAATgaccttgccttccacagccccatctTCCGCCTGGCTATCGCAAgacgctcctcccagttgacccgggCCGctccttctgaaagaaaaatcacacccagcactctgaaGGGACCGCTACAAAGCGAGAGACCACCAAAGGTATCTTTTCGCGCTCACCAGAATCCAAAGTACTTCATCTCTGTCTTCCCGAGGTTGAGCGCTGAACCCGAGGCCCTACCGAACGTCTGAGTCAGGTGCAACGCTTGGGCAAGTGAGCGGtcggaacatgcaaacaggactgtCATCTGCATACTGGACCAACTTGACAGTCCTGCCCCCGCCTCCCGGAACGGGCAACCCATCTATTCCCGGGTGGGCCTGAATTGCTGCCACCAGCGGCTCCACGTACAAAACgtagaggaggggagacagcggACACCCCTGTCTTACCCCACTCGTCTGGGGAAACCACTCCCCAAGAGAGCCGTTAATAGGAACCCGGCTGCCAACCTCATTATAGAGTGTTCGGACCCACCTGAGAAAAATGGGGCCCAATCCCAATCTGCCCAaaacattaaactttaaattgtGGTCCACCCGATCGAACGCCTTCTCTTGGTCCAGGCTGACCAGCGCTAGGGGTCTTCATGGACCAGGAGGGCTATAACATTCCTCAGATGCTCGGTTAGGACTTTAGCAACTAACTTTGCGTCAACGCGGAGCATGGTCAGGGGCCTCCAGTTGCTCAGATCAGCTCTATCGCCTGTCTTATGCAACAAGGATAAAACCCCCGACCTCATGCTCTCCGTTAGCTTACCTCGGATCAGTACTTCTTCCACAGCCTTAAGGAAGACAGGGCCCAggacatcccaaaatgtggaataaaattccaccggcAGTCCGTCCAAGCCTGGGACTTTCCTccggttcattctggagagccCCTCAGACAGTTCCCCCAGGGTGATGGGTGCCTCTAGGCAAGCCCGGGAATCAGCCGGGAGGGTCGCctgcaaatgctgtaaaaaagaaTCCCCTGTGATGGGGTCGGTTTCCCTAAccttaaaaagacttttataaAACTCTGTAGCAACCTCAATCATCCGGGCCGTTTCATTAACCAACTCTCCTTGCCTAGCTCATAAAGAAGTAAAACCCATATCGTGTTGAAAGCCCCTcgttttattaaacaaaaaggaGGAACAATTTTCATCTTCCTCCAATTCTCTTATTCGGGCTCTTGCAAGGAGCCGTTCACCGTTCACTAGCTCGCTGGTCATAAAGTCGCCTTAATTCCGCCTTTAGTTCCGCTTCTCTGTCGctattaaaatcttttccattGTTATGGTGGGCATAGAgctttcccaactttttctccactttccgaATAGCTCTGCGAGATTGAGCCTTCCTGCGAACACAATACTGCCTAGTAATAGTTCGCACCTTCGTTTTAGTGGCTTCCCACCAATCCGAAGCAGAGCTACAAAAAGGTTTGAGCTCCTGCCAcaccttaaaatgttcataaaaaaggTCCCTTTACTCTTTCTCCTTGAGAACATCTACGTCCAGTTTCCAGTACCCAGGACCGTGCAACGAGGCCTCTATGGAAACTGTGGCGTCTACCATCAAATGGTCCATCGGCAAATGAGGAGAGAGATGAacccgtttaaaaacaacagagtcggaagctaaaatataatcctggcgactttgtgctcctctactattagaccaggtaatgccCGGATGACTGGGGTTGCGTACTTTAAAACCATCGGAAAGaccaaatctgagcataaaattcttaaaatgtttgatgctaacatcctctttaccctccagatatataGTAAAATCCCCACCAATTATTAAATGtctattacagacacaaaagggggccAACTCTTCTAAAAGAGATATGAGGGATGCAGCCTCTACCGGAGCATAGACGCACATCGCACGGATgcgctgtcccctccaggtggcgtccactcccaaTACTCTACCCTGTAGAACAGTAAACGTGCTTACATTCTCAAAACTTTGTTCGCCAAAGAGAATGCCAACACCTGttgagtggacgccacccacactccattatgatctacctttcctccaaCCCGAAGAGAAAACGACCACATCCCGCTGGTCTcgaaggtggacttcctgtaaaaaacataactggaaggcagaggatgcaagcctGTCAAACAtcgctgctcttttcaaaacattcttcagtcctctgatgtttaaggttaaaattttaaaatcagccataaaagggggcaaattaagtttcaagtttcaagtttattgtcatagatacaagtaccaggtacgtgtatcatgaaaatcttcctgaatgcttctccacagactatgggcaaggacaatagaaatactgcacaaacaaaacaatgacaaacaaaacagtgtcaatgacagagaatgagaatgcttaaagtgacagtttaATTTCCCAGTGTGCTtaggtggagcagtccaactctagttactaaaggtggcacattggtttgtgttgtatagtcttacagcagtggggtaaaagctgttcctgtaccttgttgtgtgggttcaaatagacctaagccgttttgcagatggcagggaagagaaaagtgcccgtgtggggtgactacGATCTCTcgtgatgcgcatcgtctttctgaggcagcgtgtggtgtaggtgacctcgactgctggtagctgtgtgccgatgatttcctgagctgttttgaccaccctccgtagggctttcttgtcctgtatggagcagctgccaccccaggatgtaatacaccctgtgaggacagactccacagcacacctgtagaaagtggtgaggactctagtggacatcctggctttcttcagacgcctgaggaagtggaggcgttgatgggcctttttgatgatcgatgctgtgtgctcagtccatgtgagtttggcagtgagggtgaccccgaggaatttgaagctgttgaccctctctacattgtcccctcctacgtagatgggtgcctgaaccgtatcctgtttcctgaagtcaatcaccagctccttagttttactgacatttagagaccggttgttgtcctggcaccactctgccaggagcctcacctcctctctgtaggccgtctcatcgttgttggtgatcagacccacaatggtggtatcgtcagcaaactttatgatggtgttggagctgtgcctggccacacagtcatgtgtgaacaaggagtacagcactgggctcaggacgcttccccgtggagtgccagtgtc belongs to Scleropages formosus chromosome 18, fSclFor1.1, whole genome shotgun sequence and includes:
- the LOC114909129 gene encoding plexin-B2-like isoform X2; its protein translation is MAWWTLAVLLLSLSIVCCAESIQEFTSSTLINNVVQDPLTGHIYVGAINAIYQLDSLLRQEKKVETGPKRDSRHCTPPIQSCHDAKMTDNTNKLLLVHPSNGSLIVCGSLFKGICSLRKLGSIDHLIYCNDSKGEKAYVVSSEETVSVVGVMSTFTKENDTFDVFVVGKGYGSQGNMKLISTRILQDFGNWDVFEDIVEAPAVQVTPFVKKYRHNFRYSFKESGFIYFLFTRTRGGLHNKNYTFISRLCEDDHHYYSYMELQLSCGPNNMYNKAQAAFVSSPGEELARNLSASGQYGQVRSQDKILFVVSSTDEDKPRSGLCMYPLRYINQRIMEIISACYTKNGKIGNKVAVDSPYTTSANLLCSVSVRQDTLTKYKCSADFLPSPLASTPGFALAAQAVHTTRDLLMAVAVAVEAEHTVAFLGTSNGKVYHVHLSSTPEVYRTVPGPSSGEAVNKHLLFDRNHRHLYVTTGKKISMVPVEECDMMKDCKSCMDLKDPYCGWCALEGR
- the LOC114909129 gene encoding plexin-B2-like isoform X1, which encodes MIDCCEMAWWTLAVLLLSLSIVCCAESIQEFTSSTLINNVVQDPLTGHIYVGAINAIYQLDSLLRQEKKVETGPKRDSRHCTPPIQSCHDAKMTDNTNKLLLVHPSNGSLIVCGSLFKGICSLRKLGSIDHLIYCNDSKGEKAYVVSSEETVSVVGVMSTFTKENDTFDVFVVGKGYGSQGNMKLISTRILQDFGNWDVFEDIVEAPAVQVTPFVKKYRHNFRYSFKESGFIYFLFTRTRGGLHNKNYTFISRLCEDDHHYYSYMELQLSCGPNNMYNKAQAAFVSSPGEELARNLSASGQYGQVRSQDKILFVVSSTDEDKPRSGLCMYPLRYINQRIMEIISACYTKNGKIGNKVAVDSPYTTSANLLCSVSVRQDTLTKYKCSADFLPSPLASTPGFALAAQAVHTTRDLLMAVAVAVEAEHTVAFLGTSNGKVYHVHLSSTPEVYRTVPGPSSGEAVNKHLLFDRNHRHLYVTTGKKISMVPVEECDMMKDCKSCMDLKDPYCGWCALEGR